In the genome of Opitutia bacterium KCR 482, one region contains:
- a CDS encoding terminase family protein yields the protein MEPFFLPYQTAWIRDRSRIKLMEKSRQIGMSWTTAYELVRRHCLPTAKYDSWVSSRDELQAKLFIDDCKKFAAILDVAVSETSGGSLVDGSDSRSLGFSNGTRIWSLSSNPDAQAGKRGARVLDEFALHPDPERLYAVAYPGITWGGSLQIISTHRGGENFFRRLVDEARYGGNPKKISLHRITLQDALEQGLLRKIKASLPPDSEVMQMDEAAYFDYIKNSCADTESFMQEYMCCPADEKGAFLDYDNIRRCTYSADTNWRATLSPDSLLFLGVDVGRTRDLTVFWLLEKCGEMLFTRDVRVFRDTPFSEQEAVLHGYLKLPRLRRAAIDRSGLGRQFAERAAERYGSGRIEGVSFTRGIKEELAYPLRTHFENGTIRIPDDLEIAADLHAVKKEASGGGVVFRAERSADGHADRFWALALAAYSARTSCGRGEMELVGKKPAREFMW from the coding sequence ATGGAGCCGTTTTTTCTTCCGTACCAGACCGCGTGGATTCGCGACCGCTCGCGGATAAAACTCATGGAGAAGTCGCGGCAAATCGGCATGAGCTGGACGACCGCCTACGAACTCGTGCGCCGCCACTGTCTGCCGACGGCAAAGTACGATTCTTGGGTAAGCTCGCGCGACGAATTGCAGGCAAAACTCTTCATCGACGACTGCAAAAAATTCGCCGCAATACTCGACGTCGCCGTTTCCGAAACGTCGGGCGGCTCGCTCGTGGACGGCTCCGATTCGCGCTCGTTGGGGTTTTCGAACGGCACGCGGATATGGTCGCTGTCGTCGAATCCCGACGCGCAGGCGGGCAAGCGCGGCGCGCGCGTGCTCGACGAATTCGCCCTCCACCCCGACCCCGAACGCCTCTACGCCGTCGCCTACCCCGGCATAACGTGGGGCGGCAGCTTGCAAATAATCTCGACGCACCGCGGGGGCGAAAACTTCTTCCGCCGCCTTGTGGACGAAGCGCGGTACGGCGGCAACCCGAAGAAAATTTCGCTCCACCGCATAACGCTCCAAGACGCGCTTGAACAGGGGCTGCTGCGGAAAATCAAGGCGTCGCTGCCGCCCGACAGCGAGGTAATGCAAATGGACGAAGCCGCATACTTCGACTACATAAAAAACTCCTGCGCCGATACCGAAAGCTTCATGCAGGAGTACATGTGCTGCCCCGCCGACGAAAAGGGCGCGTTTCTCGACTACGACAATATCCGCCGCTGCACCTATTCCGCCGACACAAACTGGCGCGCTACGCTCTCGCCCGACAGCCTGCTGTTTCTTGGCGTGGACGTCGGGCGCACTCGCGACCTAACCGTGTTCTGGCTTCTCGAAAAATGCGGCGAAATGCTCTTCACCCGCGACGTCAGGGTATTCCGCGACACTCCGTTTTCCGAGCAGGAGGCGGTTTTGCACGGCTACCTTAAACTTCCGCGCCTGCGCCGCGCGGCAATCGACCGAAGCGGACTCGGACGCCAGTTCGCCGAACGCGCCGCCGAACGCTACGGGAGCGGGCGCATAGAGGGGGTGTCGTTCACGCGGGGAATCAAGGAGGAGCTTGCCTACCCATTGCGCACGCATTTCGAAAACGGCACAATCCGCATTCCCGACGACCTCGAAATCGCCGCCGACCTCCACGCGGTGAAAAAGGAGGCGTCGGGCGGGGGCGTCGTGTTCCGCGCCGAGCGCAGCGCGGACGGGCACGCCGACAGGTTTTGGGCGCTTGCCCTCGCCGCATATTCGGCGCGGACATCATGCGGACGCGGCGAAATGGAGCTTGTGGGCAAAAAACCTGCGAGGGAATTCATGTGGTAG
- a CDS encoding trehalase family glycosidase — MRIILFAKLLVAAACACAAGSASPQTRDFGAEKLSAYVDKFNADDDELYVNTIPNSEAKKFLAENVPTLDTPDEAIDATYYFRWWTFRKHIVKTPEGYVITEFMPKVSWAGKYNTIVCPAAHHIREARWLADGKIAADYTKFWSTARHARSYSFWYADSALALHSARPDRAMLEALYPALKANYAAWEKSHRDPVNGLFKQKDLADGMELSIAGALNARWEGYRPTINSYMYGECAALAEIAKILGNAGDAEHFGQKAAELKKSINEMLWNKNLRFYAVMPANGYTGDLADVRELHGYTPWYFGIPPEEYSDAWRQILDPDGFKAKFGLTSAERRDRRFRLNYVGHECQWNGPVWPFATSITLTALANFLGEYKSRPVSKDDFFDALRTYAKSHTLTKPDGKKVFWIDESQHPDNGDWITRTRYVRGGDKVKAYYKERGKDYNHSTFADIVITGLVGIRPTADSTLKINPLVPDGWKYFRLANVPYKGAKLTVFYDADGSRYGEGSGFFVVADGKVLARADKPQKTEIENFPKGE, encoded by the coding sequence ATGCGCATAATTTTGTTTGCAAAACTGCTTGTCGCCGCCGCCTGCGCGTGCGCGGCAGGCTCCGCTTCCCCACAAACCCGCGACTTCGGCGCGGAAAAGCTTTCCGCGTATGTCGACAAATTCAATGCCGACGACGACGAGCTTTACGTCAACACAATCCCCAATTCGGAGGCTAAAAAGTTTCTCGCCGAAAATGTCCCGACGCTCGACACGCCCGACGAGGCAATCGACGCAACCTATTATTTCAGGTGGTGGACGTTCCGCAAGCACATCGTGAAAACTCCCGAAGGGTACGTCATTACGGAGTTCATGCCGAAAGTGTCGTGGGCGGGAAAGTACAATACGATTGTCTGCCCCGCCGCGCACCACATTAGGGAGGCGCGTTGGCTTGCCGACGGGAAAATCGCCGCCGACTACACAAAATTTTGGAGCACTGCCCGACACGCAAGGTCGTACTCGTTCTGGTATGCCGACTCGGCGCTTGCCCTGCACTCCGCGCGTCCCGACCGCGCCATGCTCGAAGCCCTCTACCCCGCCCTCAAAGCAAACTACGCCGCTTGGGAGAAGTCGCACCGCGACCCCGTAAACGGGCTTTTCAAGCAGAAAGACTTGGCGGACGGAATGGAGCTTTCGATTGCGGGCGCGCTCAACGCCCGTTGGGAGGGATACCGCCCCACGATTAACTCCTACATGTACGGCGAATGCGCGGCGTTGGCGGAAATCGCGAAAATCCTCGGAAACGCGGGCGACGCCGAGCATTTCGGGCAAAAAGCGGCGGAGCTTAAAAAATCAATCAACGAAATGCTGTGGAACAAAAACCTGCGCTTCTATGCGGTCATGCCCGCAAACGGCTACACGGGCGACCTCGCCGACGTGCGCGAGCTTCACGGCTACACGCCGTGGTATTTCGGCATTCCGCCCGAAGAATATTCCGACGCGTGGCGGCAGATTCTCGACCCCGACGGCTTCAAGGCGAAGTTCGGGCTGACTTCCGCAGAGCGGCGCGACAGGCGTTTCAGACTGAATTACGTCGGGCATGAATGCCAGTGGAACGGCCCCGTGTGGCCGTTTGCGACGTCTATTACGCTGACGGCGTTGGCGAATTTTCTCGGCGAATACAAAAGCCGCCCCGTGTCGAAAGACGACTTTTTCGACGCGCTCAGAACCTACGCGAAATCGCATACGCTGACGAAACCAGACGGCAAAAAAGTATTCTGGATTGACGAATCGCAACACCCCGACAACGGCGACTGGATTACCCGCACGCGCTATGTCCGCGGCGGCGACAAGGTTAAAGCGTACTACAAGGAGCGCGGCAAAGACTACAACCACTCCACTTTCGCCGACATCGTAATTACGGGGCTTGTCGGGATTCGCCCGACGGCGGACTCGACGCTGAAAATCAACCCGCTCGTCCCCGACGGCTGGAAGTACTTCCGCCTCGCAAACGTGCCCTACAAGGGCGCAAAGCTCACGGTTTTCTACGACGCCGACGGCTCGCGCTACGGCGAGGGTTCGGGCTTCTTTGTTGTCGCCGACGGAAAGGTTTTGGCGCGCGCCGACAAGCCTCAAAAAACGGAAATCGAAAATTTCCCGAAAGGCGAATAA
- a CDS encoding FAD:protein FMN transferase: MHTFDRELMNTQFLISIAGDDFEYARSAALDCFAETEALEQILSMYQFGSDVSCINSSNVGDTTPITEETARCLNLAFAASAMSRGAIDVCMGEFFLKAKRGQTLPAPETPRRGKFEFDAAHFLVKKTSEGKIDLGAVGKGFAVDEAVEKLVNVWEIKSAFLSFGGSSIYAFGKNGDGKAWEINLSDSVKIPVENFAVGASGTSVLGAHIVDARTGKVPENQPFRTWAFCANAAIADAMSTAFMLLDKSEIAEICVAENISAAIQQTPESEIEFID, encoded by the coding sequence ATGCACACTTTCGACAGAGAATTGATGAACACCCAGTTCCTAATCAGCATTGCGGGCGACGACTTCGAATACGCCCGCAGCGCGGCTCTCGACTGCTTCGCAGAAACCGAGGCGCTGGAACAGATTCTTAGCATGTACCAATTCGGCAGCGACGTTTCGTGCATAAATTCGTCGAACGTCGGCGACACCACGCCGATTACGGAGGAAACCGCCCGCTGCCTGAACCTCGCGTTCGCGGCGTCGGCAATGAGCCGCGGGGCAATCGACGTCTGCATGGGCGAGTTTTTCCTCAAAGCAAAGCGCGGCCAAACCCTGCCCGCGCCCGAAACTCCGCGCCGCGGAAAATTCGAATTCGACGCCGCGCACTTTCTCGTCAAAAAAACTTCGGAGGGAAAAATCGACCTCGGCGCGGTCGGCAAGGGCTTCGCCGTTGACGAGGCCGTCGAAAAGCTCGTGAATGTCTGGGAGATAAAAAGCGCGTTCCTGTCTTTCGGCGGGAGCAGCATCTACGCGTTCGGCAAAAACGGCGACGGCAAAGCGTGGGAAATAAACCTTTCGGACTCCGTGAAAATTCCCGTGGAAAATTTCGCGGTGGGAGCGTCGGGAACTTCGGTGCTCGGCGCGCACATAGTCGACGCCCGCACGGGCAAAGTGCCCGAAAACCAGCCGTTCAGAACGTGGGCGTTCTGCGCGAACGCGGCGATAGCCGACGCTATGTCTACGGCGTTCATGCTGCTCGACAAGTCCGAAATCGCCGAAATCTGCGTCGCCGAAAACATTTCGGCCGCGATACAGCAGACGCCGGAATCGGAAATAGAATTTATAGACTGA
- a CDS encoding YibE/F family protein yields the protein MASAKKDVLMSIIFAVLCAAIFMLPSVERESEGTKERAVVLSVDNANIMSVGLIKQGEQKLEVEVQSGKFKGEKFAAMNVLRAQMDLDKIFEVGDEALVGIPHGATPQGTTINAQDHYRTGWTFALLGIFAVLLFAYAGAIGVKAVLSFVFSCAVIWKIVVPLCLRGISPIAVCLGAVCVLSAAIIFLVGGLTRKGFSAFAGTVSGVLASCITGWIFAGLFKINGAVMPYSQALLYSGYEFLSLPDIYIGAIFLSSSGAVMDLSMDVAAGMDELLRRNPNLSRKKLMESGFRIGRVVVGTMTTTLLLAYSGGYLTLMMTFSAQGVSPTDFINNPYVASECVKTLVGSFGLVLVAPFTAIAGAFILKADARKARA from the coding sequence ATGGCGTCCGCAAAAAAAGACGTTCTGATGTCGATAATTTTCGCCGTGCTCTGCGCGGCGATTTTTATGTTGCCGTCGGTCGAGCGCGAAAGCGAGGGCACGAAGGAAAGAGCCGTCGTGCTTTCGGTGGACAACGCGAACATAATGTCGGTCGGGCTTATCAAACAGGGCGAGCAGAAGCTTGAAGTGGAGGTGCAAAGCGGCAAATTCAAGGGCGAAAAATTCGCGGCGATGAACGTACTTCGCGCGCAGATGGACCTCGACAAAATCTTCGAAGTCGGCGACGAAGCCCTTGTGGGAATTCCCCACGGAGCGACGCCGCAGGGCACTACAATCAACGCGCAGGACCACTACCGCACGGGCTGGACTTTTGCGCTGCTGGGAATCTTCGCGGTGCTGCTGTTCGCGTATGCCGGCGCAATCGGCGTGAAGGCGGTGCTCTCTTTCGTGTTTTCGTGCGCGGTAATCTGGAAGATTGTAGTTCCCCTTTGTCTGCGCGGGATAAGCCCCATTGCGGTGTGTCTCGGCGCGGTCTGCGTGCTGTCGGCGGCGATAATTTTCCTTGTGGGCGGGCTTACGCGCAAGGGCTTTTCGGCGTTCGCGGGAACGGTGTCGGGAGTGCTGGCAAGCTGCATCACGGGCTGGATTTTCGCGGGGCTTTTCAAAATCAACGGCGCGGTTATGCCGTACTCGCAGGCGCTGCTCTATTCGGGCTACGAATTTCTTAGCCTTCCCGACATCTACATAGGGGCGATTTTCCTCTCGTCGTCGGGCGCGGTGATGGATTTGAGCATGGACGTTGCGGCGGGCATGGACGAGCTTCTGCGCCGCAATCCGAATCTTTCGCGGAAAAAGCTGATGGAATCTGGCTTCCGAATCGGGCGGGTAGTTGTGGGCACGATGACGACGACGTTGCTGCTCGCCTATTCGGGCGGATACCTTACGCTGATGATGACGTTTTCGGCGCAGGGCGTTTCGCCGACGGACTTCATAAACAATCCGTATGTCGCAAGCGAGTGCGTGAAGACGCTCGTAGGCTCGTTCGGGCTTGTGCTCGTTGCGCCGTTTACGGCAATCGCGGGCGCGTTCATTCTCAAAGCCGACGCCCGCAAAGCCCGCGCGTAG
- a CDS encoding cellulase family glycosylhydrolase: protein MKKHTLLLCAAALAALAFSGCKEDKNFVGVSKTDCRYLALKDGSTYIPIGLNFCWPPNAWNGKDEEKTLKEVEEQLENLAKNGGNFVRIWISADFTEPEVAEGIYDENKAKRLDRIVEMCAKRGIKAKMCLQHFRLLSGRTPSHGVSDKHYTRKIYDKKFGGSFADCADFCTSKEGKALFVKRMDFFAKRYADNPTIFAWELWNEFDCVQMPKDLHVPWTVEMLGELRKRFPNNLATQSWGSLAGKPDTIERELKDYYQIPQDDLVQVHRYNLPNDDMPEVEGAQDVCLSTALERVFAFNPQKPVLLAETGVALRYYMGRSPEHDADKEGVILHDTLFAPFFAGAAGPGHIWYWDVYVQKNNLWNHFRLFKNAIDGFDPAAQHARPFRADTPELRVYGLKGETKTILWCRDKSSDIHSELRDKIPAKKLSGLKIKVGSGYSKAEAYFDWTDKTAELKIENGEIELPKFKRSITVRLEK from the coding sequence ATGAAAAAACACACATTACTGCTCTGCGCGGCGGCGCTCGCGGCGCTCGCGTTTTCGGGCTGCAAGGAGGACAAAAACTTCGTCGGGGTATCGAAGACCGACTGCCGCTATCTCGCGCTAAAAGACGGCTCCACCTATATTCCGATAGGGCTGAACTTCTGCTGGCCGCCGAATGCGTGGAACGGCAAAGACGAAGAAAAAACGCTGAAAGAAGTGGAGGAACAGCTCGAAAATCTCGCAAAAAACGGCGGCAATTTCGTGCGAATCTGGATTAGCGCGGATTTCACAGAACCCGAAGTCGCCGAGGGCATCTACGACGAAAACAAGGCAAAGCGGCTCGACAGAATCGTCGAAATGTGCGCAAAGCGCGGAATCAAGGCGAAGATGTGCCTGCAACATTTCAGGCTGCTCAGCGGCAGAACGCCGTCGCACGGGGTCTCCGACAAGCACTACACGCGCAAAATCTACGACAAAAAGTTCGGCGGAAGTTTCGCCGACTGCGCCGATTTCTGCACAAGCAAAGAGGGAAAGGCACTGTTCGTCAAACGCATGGATTTCTTCGCAAAACGCTACGCGGACAACCCGACGATTTTCGCATGGGAACTGTGGAACGAATTCGACTGCGTGCAAATGCCCAAAGACCTCCATGTGCCGTGGACTGTCGAAATGCTCGGCGAGCTTCGCAAGCGTTTTCCGAACAACTTGGCGACCCAAAGCTGGGGAAGTTTGGCGGGCAAGCCCGACACTATTGAAAGAGAGCTTAAAGACTACTATCAGATTCCGCAGGACGACCTCGTGCAAGTCCACCGCTACAATCTGCCCAACGACGACATGCCCGAGGTTGAAGGGGCGCAGGACGTATGCCTGTCCACCGCGCTCGAGCGCGTCTTTGCGTTCAACCCGCAAAAGCCCGTGCTGCTTGCCGAAACGGGGGTCGCGCTCCGCTACTATATGGGACGCTCGCCCGAGCACGACGCCGACAAGGAGGGCGTGATTTTGCACGACACCCTTTTTGCGCCGTTTTTCGCTGGCGCGGCGGGCCCGGGGCACATCTGGTATTGGGACGTTTACGTGCAAAAAAACAACCTATGGAATCATTTCAGGCTGTTCAAAAATGCGATAGACGGCTTCGACCCCGCCGCCCAGCATGCAAGGCCGTTCCGAGCCGACACTCCCGAACTCCGCGTTTACGGGCTGAAAGGCGAAACGAAAACAATCCTCTGGTGCAGGGACAAAAGCTCCGACATTCACTCCGAACTGCGCGACAAAATTCCCGCGAAAAAATTGTCGGGGCTGAAAATAAAGGTCGGGAGCGGATACTCGAAAGCGGAGGCGTATTTCGATTGGACTGACAAAACCGCCGAGCTGAAAATCGAAAACGGAGAAATCGAGCTTCCGAAATTCAAACGCTCAATCACCGTAAGGCTCGAAAAATAG
- a CDS encoding cupin domain-containing protein — protein sequence MKRDIFKFAKTEIPETVETILRGRGGFRVERIRSEAYTNGEWYDQSEDEFVMLLSGAATLEFADGRRVELSAGEWLVIRRHVRHRVAAVSAGSVWLALFGDFD from the coding sequence ATGAAGCGCGATATTTTCAAATTTGCAAAAACCGAAATTCCCGAAACCGTCGAAACCATTTTGCGCGGGCGCGGCGGGTTTAGGGTTGAGCGCATACGCTCCGAGGCGTACACAAACGGAGAGTGGTACGACCAATCGGAAGACGAGTTTGTCATGCTGCTTTCGGGCGCGGCGACGCTCGAATTTGCGGACGGGCGGCGCGTCGAACTTTCGGCGGGCGAGTGGCTCGTCATACGGCGGCATGTCCGCCACAGGGTGGCGGCGGTTTCCGCGGGAAGCGTTTGGCTTGCGCTTTTCGGCGACTTTGACTGA
- a CDS encoding DUF1080 domain-containing protein → MKKLSVCLSTLAAALLCACSTCEDKNNWQPLFGENLAEADYNPAVWSLSPDGVLSAEKDEIIFSKKDWENFELELEFKIFKDSNSGVVVYCGDTKKWIPNSIEIQIADNAKFPKPRTTCGSVYGFVPAEWDTSLPLDTWHKMRIRCQGKIIDTWLNGKHVSHMDMSKWTDNKTNPDGSPIPPWLAKNKKAEAPTVGKVGLQGKHGDAGINFKNVLIRPL, encoded by the coding sequence ATGAAAAAATTATCTGTGTGTTTATCAACCCTTGCGGCGGCACTCCTCTGCGCGTGCTCGACCTGCGAAGACAAAAACAACTGGCAACCGCTCTTCGGCGAAAATCTCGCGGAAGCCGACTACAACCCCGCGGTGTGGTCGCTCTCTCCCGACGGCGTTTTGAGCGCGGAAAAAGACGAAATCATTTTCTCGAAAAAAGATTGGGAAAATTTCGAGCTTGAACTCGAATTCAAAATTTTCAAAGACTCCAACAGCGGAGTGGTCGTCTATTGCGGCGACACAAAAAAATGGATTCCAAACTCAATAGAAATTCAAATTGCCGACAACGCAAAATTCCCGAAACCGCGCACGACTTGCGGCTCGGTATACGGCTTCGTTCCCGCCGAATGGGATACATCGTTGCCGCTCGACACTTGGCATAAAATGAGAATACGCTGTCAGGGAAAAATCATAGACACTTGGCTCAACGGCAAACACGTCTCGCACATGGATATGTCGAAATGGACGGATAATAAAACAAACCCCGACGGCTCGCCAATTCCGCCGTGGCTCGCAAAAAATAAAAAAGCGGAAGCGCCGACAGTCGGCAAAGTCGGGCTCCAAGGCAAACACGGCGACGCCGGCATAAACTTCAAGAATGTGTTAATCCGCCCCCTTTAA
- the serS gene encoding serine--tRNA ligase — translation MIDVKILRERPDFVKEKIALKKFDCDIDAILAFDVERRKALVAFEEARNAQNTASKAMAELPKGSPEFKEKVAEMKSVSAKVKELQAVSDEMEKKWKSMLLTIPNIPDDSVPVGKSDKDNVTVYTWGDIDKIKNAKPHWDLPFFGELLDFQRGVKVTGAGFPFYVGDMARLVRSLLALFLDEARNNGYRELMCPIMVNAASATATGQLPDKEGQMYHDAQDDYYMIPTAEVPVTNFYRDEVFEESQLPIYACGYTPCFRREAGSWGKDVRGLNRLHQFDKVELVKWVHPDRGMEELEKLRKDAEGILQKLNLPYRVLAICTGDIGFPHAKQFDLEVWAAGQQKWLEVSSCSCFTDFQARRANIRFKPADGGKPRNVYTLNGSGLAIPRVLAALLENNVRDDGKVEIPEVLRKWYGGETIG, via the coding sequence ATGATAGACGTAAAAATTCTCAGAGAACGTCCCGACTTCGTTAAGGAAAAAATCGCGCTCAAAAAATTCGATTGCGACATCGACGCAATTCTCGCTTTCGACGTCGAAAGACGCAAGGCTCTCGTGGCTTTCGAGGAAGCCCGCAACGCCCAAAATACCGCAAGCAAGGCAATGGCGGAGCTTCCGAAAGGCTCGCCCGAATTTAAGGAAAAAGTCGCCGAAATGAAATCGGTTTCGGCAAAGGTCAAGGAGCTTCAGGCTGTCTCCGACGAAATGGAGAAAAAATGGAAGTCGATGCTGCTTACTATCCCGAATATTCCGGACGACTCCGTGCCCGTCGGCAAAAGCGACAAGGACAACGTTACGGTCTACACTTGGGGCGACATCGACAAAATCAAGAACGCAAAGCCCCACTGGGACTTGCCGTTCTTCGGCGAACTGCTCGACTTCCAGCGCGGCGTAAAAGTTACGGGCGCGGGCTTCCCGTTCTATGTGGGCGACATGGCGCGTCTTGTGCGCTCGCTGCTTGCGCTATTCCTCGACGAAGCGCGAAACAACGGCTACCGCGAGCTGATGTGCCCGATTATGGTAAACGCTGCGAGCGCGACCGCCACGGGCCAGCTGCCCGACAAGGAAGGGCAGATGTACCACGACGCGCAGGACGACTATTACATGATTCCGACCGCCGAAGTTCCCGTTACGAATTTCTACCGCGACGAAGTTTTCGAAGAATCGCAACTGCCGATTTACGCGTGCGGATACACGCCGTGCTTCCGCCGCGAGGCGGGCAGCTGGGGCAAGGACGTGCGCGGTCTCAACCGCCTGCACCAGTTCGACAAGGTTGAACTCGTAAAATGGGTGCACCCCGACCGCGGCATGGAAGAGCTTGAAAAGCTCCGCAAGGACGCGGAGGGAATACTCCAAAAGCTCAACCTCCCATACCGCGTGCTCGCAATCTGCACGGGCGACATCGGCTTCCCGCACGCAAAGCAGTTCGACCTCGAAGTTTGGGCGGCGGGCCAGCAAAAATGGCTCGAAGTTTCAAGCTGCTCCTGCTTTACGGACTTTCAGGCGCGACGCGCAAACATACGCTTCAAGCCCGCCGACGGCGGCAAGCCGCGCAACGTCTACACGCTCAACGGGTCGGGGCTGGCGATTCCGCGAGTGCTCGCCGCGCTTCTTGAAAACAACGTGCGCGACGACGGCAAGGTCGAAATTCCCGAAGTGCTCCGCAAGTGGTACGGCGGCGAAACAATCGGATAA
- the ffh gene encoding signal recognition particle protein — protein MFEGLTENLSKALRNLRGLGKLTDENMAEALDEVRKALLSADVHFKVAREFTEKVKSQCVGQEVIKSITPGQQVIKIIADELEKLLGEGSTELSPIRPLKIMMVGLHGSGKTTSSAKIAGLLKKRGLNPALIACDVYRPAAIDQLEALGSQIGVKVYADRNSKNVPALAEALEKRAVSDGANAVIFDTAGRLQIDADLIDEIVKLKAVENPQEVLLVADAALGQEAVNVAKAFNEAVQITGVVLTKLDGDARGGAALSIKTVSGAPIKFAGTGEKLGDIEIFHADRMAQRILGMGDVVSLVERAQETIDAEEAEKMAEKLRKAEFDLEDFLSQMRQIKKLGSMGSILKMIPGMGGINVGEREEKKMRQTEAIILSMTPAERHNPNIINARRRMRIAAGSGTQVRDVNALLKQFEGMRKMMKMMRGEKGKRRMAGMMNAMRRRGM, from the coding sequence ATGTTCGAAGGACTCACGGAAAACCTCTCCAAAGCCCTGCGCAATCTTCGCGGTTTGGGTAAACTGACCGACGAAAACATGGCGGAGGCTCTCGACGAAGTGCGCAAGGCACTTCTGTCCGCCGACGTGCATTTCAAGGTGGCGCGCGAATTTACCGAAAAGGTGAAGTCGCAGTGCGTCGGGCAGGAGGTAATAAAATCCATTACCCCCGGTCAACAGGTGATAAAAATTATCGCCGACGAGCTTGAAAAACTCCTCGGCGAAGGCTCTACGGAGCTGTCGCCTATCCGCCCGCTGAAAATCATGATGGTGGGCCTGCACGGGTCTGGCAAAACGACCTCTTCGGCGAAAATCGCGGGGCTTCTGAAAAAGCGCGGTCTCAACCCCGCGCTCATTGCCTGCGACGTCTACCGCCCCGCGGCAATCGACCAGCTCGAAGCCCTCGGCTCGCAAATCGGGGTGAAGGTCTACGCCGACAGAAATTCGAAAAACGTCCCCGCGCTCGCGGAAGCCCTCGAAAAGCGTGCGGTCTCCGACGGCGCAAACGCCGTGATTTTCGACACGGCGGGCAGACTGCAAATCGACGCCGATTTAATCGACGAAATCGTGAAGCTCAAAGCGGTCGAAAACCCGCAGGAAGTGCTGCTTGTTGCCGACGCCGCGCTCGGTCAGGAGGCGGTGAACGTGGCAAAAGCGTTCAACGAGGCAGTGCAAATTACGGGAGTTGTGCTCACGAAGCTCGACGGCGACGCGCGGGGCGGCGCGGCGCTTTCAATCAAAACGGTTTCGGGCGCGCCGATTAAGTTTGCGGGCACGGGCGAAAAACTCGGCGACATCGAAATTTTCCACGCCGACAGAATGGCTCAGCGCATTCTCGGAATGGGCGACGTCGTAAGCCTTGTCGAACGGGCACAAGAAACGATAGACGCCGAGGAAGCCGAAAAAATGGCCGAAAAACTCCGCAAGGCGGAATTCGACTTGGAAGACTTCCTCTCGCAAATGCGGCAAATAAAAAAGCTAGGCTCGATGGGCAGCATTCTCAAAATGATTCCCGGAATGGGCGGCATAAACGTGGGCGAGCGCGAGGAAAAGAAAATGCGCCAGACAGAGGCGATTATACTTTCCATGACGCCCGCCGAACGCCACAACCCGAACATCATAAACGCGCGGCGCAGAATGAGAATCGCGGCGGGTTCTGGAACGCAGGTGCGCGACGTAAACGCCCTGCTCAAACAGTTCGAGGGCATGCGCAAAATGATGAAAATGATGCGCGGCGAAAAGGGCAAACGCCGCATGGCCGGCATGATGAACGCCATGCGCAGGCGCGGAATGTAG
- a CDS encoding HU family DNA-binding protein: protein MNKQQLIEEIQKILGKDATKACAEKALNATIEAIKAGVKKNKKLQLIGFGTFSVVERKARTCFNPRTREKIKVKASKVVRFKPGAAFKAK, encoded by the coding sequence ATGAACAAACAGCAACTCATCGAAGAAATTCAGAAAATTCTCGGCAAAGACGCCACGAAAGCCTGCGCTGAAAAAGCTCTCAACGCAACTATCGAAGCCATCAAGGCGGGCGTTAAGAAGAACAAGAAGCTCCAGCTCATCGGCTTCGGCACGTTCTCCGTTGTTGAACGCAAGGCTCGCACCTGCTTCAATCCGAGAACCCGCGAAAAGATCAAGGTCAAGGCGAGCAAGGTCGTAAGATTCAAGCCCGGCGCGGCGTTCAAGGCGAAATAA